From the genome of Gemmatimonadaceae bacterium, one region includes:
- a CDS encoding M20/M25/M40 family metallo-hydrolase, producing the protein MPESQDVVALAQRLMAIDSTSGREGALMTHVHTLLEQRGWTVTRIPVSEGRFAVFARAGDVPFVTLSTHLDTVPPYIAPRLDGDVLWGRGACDAKGIASAMICAGDVLRAEGAPIALLFVVGEEITHDGAHASNAWIARSGLRSRAIVDGEPTESLLGRGTKGAMRVIVRTKGEPAHSAYPHLGHSAIEDLVGLLAELPHLDLPRSDLFGPTTVNIGQISGGVADNVVAPWAEARLMARTVSPAEDAMRVLERWAAGRAELEQGITVPPVQLGVLPGFETSVVAFATDIPELGNWGTPYLFGPGSIHVAHRDDEHVRVDELRAAVDAYARLARALG; encoded by the coding sequence ATGCCCGAATCCCAGGACGTCGTCGCCCTCGCACAGCGCCTCATGGCCATCGACTCCACGAGCGGCCGCGAGGGCGCCCTGATGACCCACGTCCACACGCTGCTCGAACAGCGCGGGTGGACGGTGACCCGCATCCCGGTAAGCGAGGGCCGATTCGCCGTGTTCGCCCGCGCCGGCGACGTACCCTTCGTCACCCTGTCCACGCACCTCGATACCGTGCCGCCCTATATCGCACCGCGCCTGGACGGCGACGTGCTCTGGGGACGTGGAGCGTGCGACGCCAAGGGCATCGCCTCGGCGATGATCTGCGCCGGCGACGTGCTCCGTGCCGAGGGGGCTCCCATTGCCCTGTTATTCGTGGTCGGTGAGGAGATCACGCATGACGGCGCGCACGCGTCCAATGCTTGGATCGCCCGGAGCGGGTTGAGGAGCCGCGCCATCGTGGACGGCGAGCCCACCGAGAGCCTGCTCGGCAGGGGCACCAAAGGCGCGATGCGCGTGATCGTGCGTACCAAGGGCGAGCCGGCGCATTCCGCCTATCCGCACCTCGGGCATTCGGCAATCGAGGATCTGGTTGGGCTGCTCGCCGAGTTACCCCACCTCGACCTGCCCCGCAGCGATCTGTTCGGCCCCACCACCGTCAACATCGGACAGATCAGCGGGGGCGTGGCCGATAATGTCGTCGCCCCATGGGCCGAAGCGCGGCTCATGGCCCGGACGGTGTCGCCGGCCGAAGACGCCATGCGCGTGCTGGAGCGGTGGGCCGCAGGCCGAGCCGAGCTGGAACAGGGCATCACCGTGCCGCCGGTCCAACTCGGCGTGCTTCCAGGCTTCGAGACGTCGGTCGTGGCGTTCGCCACCGACATACCCGAACTCGGCAATTGGGGCACCCCCTATCTATTCGGTCCCGGCTCCATCCACGTTGCGCACCGCGACGACGAGCACGTGCGGGTGGACGAGTTGCGCGCTGCGGTGGACGCCTACGCCCGACTGGCGCGCGCCTTGGGCTGA
- a CDS encoding winged helix-turn-helix transcriptional regulator: MSNQANTVCPHFHKAIELIGRRWTGAVLQVLMKGRTRYCDIRDAIPEVSDRMLSERLKELESEGIVVRVVMPNTPVRVEYELSAKGRALEHVLGAVSKWAEAWKEVGPAQPKARASRA, encoded by the coding sequence ATGTCCAACCAGGCCAACACCGTCTGTCCCCACTTCCACAAGGCCATCGAGTTGATAGGTCGCCGGTGGACGGGCGCCGTGCTGCAGGTATTGATGAAGGGGCGCACCCGCTACTGCGACATTCGGGACGCCATTCCCGAAGTGAGCGACCGCATGCTCTCCGAGCGGCTCAAGGAACTCGAGAGTGAGGGCATCGTGGTGCGTGTGGTCATGCCCAACACCCCGGTGCGCGTCGAGTATGAGCTGAGCGCCAAAGGGCGCGCCCTCGAGCACGTGCTGGGCGCCGTATCGAAGTGGGCGGAGGCGTGGAAGGAAGTAGGCCCGGCTCAGCCCAAGGCGCGCGCCAGTCGGGCGTAG
- a CDS encoding YceI family protein, producing the protein MSTKTTWQIDTAHSAAEFAVKHLMISTVKGYFADVQGTVTADDANPAASTVEVTIGVASIDTRDDKRDAHLKSGDFFDAEQYPTIRFTGKRINGSVDGEFTLVGDLTIRDVTREVTLAVESAGRARDPWGGERAGFAATTRINRKDFGLTWNVALEAGGVLVGDDVKISIDLQLVKQAAQAAA; encoded by the coding sequence ATGAGCACCAAGACCACGTGGCAGATCGACACGGCGCACAGCGCTGCCGAGTTTGCCGTCAAGCATCTCATGATCTCCACGGTCAAAGGCTACTTCGCCGACGTGCAGGGCACGGTTACTGCGGACGACGCGAATCCCGCCGCATCGACGGTCGAAGTCACGATTGGCGTGGCCAGCATTGATACGCGGGACGACAAGCGTGATGCCCACCTCAAGTCCGGCGACTTCTTCGACGCCGAGCAGTACCCGACGATCAGGTTCACGGGCAAGCGCATCAACGGCTCGGTGGACGGCGAGTTCACGCTCGTCGGCGACCTGACCATCCGCGACGTGACACGCGAGGTTACCCTCGCCGTTGAATCGGCGGGGCGCGCCAGGGACCCGTGGGGCGGCGAGCGCGCCGGCTTCGCCGCGACCACGCGCATCAACCGCAAGGACTTTGGCCTCACGTGGAATGTGGCGTTGGAGGCGGGTGGCGTACTCGTGGGTGACGACGTCAAGATTTCCATCGACTTGCAGCTGGTGAAACAGGCCGCGCAGGCCGCGGCGTAA
- a CDS encoding VOC family protein, producing the protein MEGMMSIDPGTAIGGVQLRVSDLDRSLAFYTDVLGLDLLHHAGDHASLGSGGRALVDLRRIAGAVRRPRRSTGVYHFALLVPGRIDLGHALARLAESRWPLQGASDHGVSEALYLGDPDGIGIEIYRDRERGEWPVTGGLLQMVSEPLDLQALLDDAIAVGIAPPRVPPHTRMGHVHLQVRDLDEADAFYHGVLGFDVTQRMASGALFVSAGGYHHHLGLNTWGVTGAPSAPENSPGLDYLRIVLPGREALHAARDAVSHAGATAEPHDGGWLVRDPSSNAALLAAG; encoded by the coding sequence ATGGAAGGCATGATGTCCATCGATCCGGGCACCGCGATTGGCGGGGTCCAGCTCCGCGTGAGCGACCTCGACCGGTCTCTCGCGTTCTATACGGACGTGTTGGGGCTCGACCTCCTTCACCACGCGGGCGATCACGCCTCGCTCGGTTCTGGCGGGCGCGCGCTCGTGGACTTGCGGAGAATCGCCGGTGCGGTGCGGCGCCCGCGGCGAAGCACGGGGGTGTACCACTTCGCCCTGCTCGTGCCGGGGCGCATCGACCTCGGCCATGCACTGGCGCGGCTGGCGGAGTCCCGTTGGCCGCTACAGGGCGCGTCCGACCATGGTGTGAGCGAAGCGCTCTATCTCGGCGATCCGGACGGCATCGGCATCGAGATCTATCGCGACCGGGAAAGGGGCGAATGGCCGGTGACCGGCGGTTTGCTGCAGATGGTCTCCGAGCCGCTCGACCTGCAGGCTCTGCTCGACGATGCGATCGCCGTGGGCATCGCGCCGCCGCGCGTTCCACCGCACACGCGCATGGGACACGTGCACCTGCAGGTGCGCGACCTCGATGAGGCCGACGCGTTCTACCATGGTGTGTTGGGGTTCGACGTCACGCAGCGCATGGCGTCGGGCGCGCTGTTCGTGTCGGCGGGCGGCTATCATCACCACCTCGGGCTCAACACCTGGGGGGTAACCGGCGCGCCGTCGGCGCCGGAGAATTCGCCGGGGCTCGACTACCTCCGGATTGTGCTGCCGGGTCGCGAGGCGCTCCACGCGGCGCGCGATGCCGTTTCGCACGCCGGGGCCACGGCGGAGCCGCACGATGGCGGATGGCTGGTGCGCGACCCGTCGTCCAACGCGGCGTTGCTCGCGGCGGGCTAA
- a CDS encoding patatin-like phospholipase family protein, translating to MAADRASRARIALVLGGGGVKGFAHIGVIRALEERGIRPAVYAGTSIGALIAAAAVHGLSADELARRAESLRRRDLFRINHLGMVMERMRSPSIYLGEPLRNVVDEVVPPGTFEDLPRPLLVNTVDLERATRVVWGLPGLREVSVRDTVYASCALPGFFPPARVDGRLCADGGVIDNLPAAAAALRMDAMIAVDVGSSDVRPIPRIGAQGFAAIYMRAVTTMMHHLQLEPLMQWKGPPMLLVRPKVDSNWLSFAHAEQNIREGYRATVKALEHIEVYLEQSSGIYPRKRIQLHVVRKDCIKCGLCLALAPDTMMIDSTDGTAVPREATVEWSAADGDFVRHCPTRAIKAARLDLVTPGAPDEDADREDLLVP from the coding sequence TTGGCCGCCGATCGCGCGTCCAGGGCCCGAATCGCCCTCGTCCTTGGCGGCGGGGGCGTGAAGGGCTTCGCGCACATCGGCGTGATCAGGGCCCTCGAGGAACGGGGCATCCGCCCCGCCGTGTACGCCGGCACGAGCATCGGCGCGCTCATCGCCGCCGCCGCGGTGCACGGACTGAGTGCTGACGAGTTGGCGCGGCGTGCGGAATCACTCCGCCGCCGCGACCTGTTCCGCATCAACCACCTCGGCATGGTCATGGAACGCATGCGGTCGCCGTCCATCTACCTGGGCGAACCGCTGCGCAACGTGGTGGATGAGGTCGTTCCCCCGGGCACCTTCGAGGATCTGCCCCGCCCGCTGCTGGTGAACACGGTGGACCTGGAGCGCGCCACCCGCGTGGTGTGGGGCCTCCCCGGGTTGCGCGAGGTGTCGGTACGCGACACGGTGTACGCGTCGTGCGCGCTCCCGGGCTTCTTCCCTCCGGCGCGCGTGGACGGACGGCTGTGCGCGGACGGCGGCGTGATCGACAATCTGCCCGCGGCCGCCGCAGCCCTCCGCATGGACGCCATGATTGCCGTGGACGTGGGCAGTTCCGATGTGCGCCCCATCCCGCGCATCGGCGCCCAGGGGTTCGCCGCCATCTACATGCGCGCGGTCACCACGATGATGCACCACCTGCAGCTGGAGCCGCTCATGCAGTGGAAAGGCCCGCCGATGTTGCTCGTCCGCCCCAAGGTGGATTCGAACTGGCTGAGCTTCGCCCACGCCGAGCAGAACATCCGCGAAGGATACCGCGCCACGGTCAAGGCGCTGGAGCACATCGAGGTCTATCTCGAGCAGTCCTCCGGCATCTATCCGCGCAAGCGGATCCAGTTGCACGTCGTGCGCAAGGACTGCATCAAGTGCGGGCTGTGCCTGGCCCTGGCGCCCGACACCATGATGATCGATTCCACCGACGGAACAGCGGTGCCCCGCGAGGCAACGGTGGAGTGGTCCGCGGCCGACGGCGACTTCGTGCGCCACTGCCCCACGCGGGCCATCAAGGCAGCGCGCCTCGACCTCGTCACGCCCGGCGCACCGGACGAAGACGCCGACCGCGAGGACCTGCTCGTTCCTTAG
- a CDS encoding APC family permease, which produces MTQRASIESSLIRAVGVWGLAASIVNLIIGGGIFRIPSDPAVAGLLGAAAPLAYLMCALAMGLVVLCMAEAGSRVSLTGGPYMYVETAFGPYAGFLVGVLIWSIGATAVPAISMIFADNFARVVPGFDSAAAKVGLLVVTYAIVVWINVRGVKQGTRLIGAATVVKLAPLGLLVVVGAFGLHMEYLKPTTMPPKHDFARAAMVLVFVFAGFESALVPSGEVRESSRTVPRALLLAMSMVTLLFIALQLVVQGILGPHLVGSATPLADAAAVVMGPWGAQLFAVAVVLSTFGFMTGMALAMPRALFAFARDGYAPRALAAVHPRYHTPHVAIIAQAVLTVVLAATGAFERLVVLANLAALLAYLGCCAAAFELRRRDVRGAGQPFRLPGGNTIPVLAAVLVIALLSSVTVREWRIAGLVLSVATLVFVATRRSRAERAAAAPAV; this is translated from the coding sequence ATGACTCAGCGCGCTTCCATCGAATCCTCGCTCATCCGAGCCGTGGGCGTTTGGGGCCTCGCCGCGAGCATCGTCAATCTGATCATCGGGGGCGGGATATTCCGTATTCCCTCCGATCCGGCGGTGGCCGGGCTGCTGGGGGCGGCGGCGCCGCTCGCCTACTTGATGTGCGCCCTCGCCATGGGGCTGGTGGTCCTGTGCATGGCCGAGGCGGGCAGCCGGGTGTCACTCACCGGCGGTCCGTACATGTACGTCGAGACGGCGTTCGGCCCCTACGCCGGGTTCCTGGTCGGGGTGCTCATCTGGTCCATCGGCGCCACGGCGGTTCCGGCGATCTCGATGATCTTTGCGGATAATTTCGCGCGCGTGGTGCCGGGATTCGATTCCGCGGCGGCCAAGGTGGGGTTGCTGGTGGTCACGTACGCGATCGTGGTGTGGATCAACGTGCGCGGCGTGAAGCAGGGCACCCGGCTCATCGGCGCCGCCACGGTCGTCAAGCTGGCGCCGCTGGGGCTGCTCGTCGTGGTCGGCGCGTTTGGCCTCCATATGGAATATCTCAAACCAACGACGATGCCGCCCAAACACGACTTCGCCCGGGCGGCGATGGTGCTGGTGTTCGTGTTCGCCGGGTTCGAGAGCGCCCTCGTGCCGAGTGGCGAGGTGCGAGAGTCGTCGCGCACCGTGCCGCGTGCGCTGCTCCTGGCCATGAGCATGGTGACGCTGCTGTTCATCGCCCTCCAGCTCGTGGTGCAGGGCATCCTGGGGCCTCACCTCGTGGGCTCGGCCACCCCGCTGGCCGACGCCGCGGCAGTCGTCATGGGCCCGTGGGGCGCCCAGCTGTTCGCCGTGGCCGTCGTGCTGTCGACGTTCGGGTTCATGACCGGCATGGCACTGGCCATGCCGCGGGCCCTGTTCGCGTTCGCGCGCGACGGCTACGCGCCGCGCGCGCTGGCCGCGGTGCACCCCCGCTACCACACGCCGCACGTGGCCATCATCGCGCAGGCGGTGCTGACCGTGGTGCTGGCCGCCACCGGCGCGTTCGAGCGGCTGGTCGTGCTGGCCAATCTGGCGGCGCTCCTCGCCTACCTGGGATGTTGCGCCGCCGCGTTCGAACTGCGCCGGCGCGACGTGCGCGGCGCCGGCCAGCCGTTCCGCCTCCCGGGCGGCAACACCATCCCCGTTCTCGCCGCCGTGCTGGTGATCGCCCTCCTGTCGTCGGTCACGGTGCGGGAATGGCGGATTGCCGGACTCGTGCTCTCCGTCGCCACGCTGGTATTCGTGGCCACGCGCCGCTCTCGCGCCGAGCGCGCGGCTGCCGCCCCGGCCGTATGA
- a CDS encoding aminotransferase class V-fold PLP-dependent enzyme — MTDPLLAFRPEFPILARTTYLVSNSLGAMPRHVPDRLAEYVDEWAEQGVRAWGRAWWEMPAALGDEIAPLIGASAGQVVMVGNVTLGQATVLSALDYPPERNRIVMTELDFPSVRYVYDRLATRLGAEIIVVPAAPDGISVDADAVAAAIDERTRLVCISHVLFRSAFVMDVAPIARRAHEMGALVSLDAFHSVGVLPVDVQALGVDFLTGGVLKWLCGGPGGCFLYVAPWIQTALEPSLTGWQAHANPFDFETEMRYTGGIYRWLNGTPAIPALYAAIEGPRLVRRAGVAAIRAKSMQQTARLLAMADERGYPVKTPRDPARRGGTVAFNVPHAFEVSQYLLSRDVLVDFRPNAGIRVAPHFYNADDELDAAVAMMDEALTTGRWREFELPRGTAT, encoded by the coding sequence ATGACCGATCCGCTGCTCGCCTTCCGCCCCGAATTCCCGATCCTCGCCCGCACCACGTACCTCGTATCCAATTCGCTGGGCGCCATGCCGCGTCACGTGCCCGACCGGCTCGCGGAGTACGTGGACGAGTGGGCCGAACAGGGGGTCCGGGCGTGGGGGCGGGCGTGGTGGGAGATGCCGGCGGCGCTGGGCGACGAGATCGCGCCCCTGATCGGGGCCAGCGCGGGCCAGGTGGTGATGGTGGGCAACGTCACGCTCGGCCAGGCCACGGTGCTCTCGGCGCTCGATTACCCGCCCGAACGAAATCGCATCGTGATGACCGAGTTGGATTTCCCCTCGGTCCGCTACGTCTACGACCGCCTGGCGACGCGCCTCGGCGCCGAGATCATCGTCGTGCCGGCAGCGCCCGACGGGATCAGTGTGGACGCCGACGCCGTGGCGGCGGCGATCGACGAGCGCACGCGACTCGTCTGTATCTCGCACGTCCTCTTCCGTTCGGCATTCGTGATGGATGTGGCACCGATCGCCCGGCGGGCGCACGAGATGGGCGCCCTGGTGTCGCTCGACGCGTTCCATTCGGTGGGCGTGCTGCCGGTGGACGTCCAGGCACTGGGCGTGGACTTTCTCACCGGCGGCGTCCTCAAGTGGCTGTGCGGCGGTCCCGGCGGCTGCTTCCTGTACGTCGCGCCCTGGATCCAGACCGCGCTCGAGCCGTCGCTCACCGGGTGGCAGGCGCACGCGAATCCGTTCGACTTCGAGACCGAGATGCGGTACACCGGTGGCATCTACCGGTGGCTCAACGGCACGCCGGCCATCCCCGCGCTGTACGCTGCCATCGAGGGCCCACGGCTCGTGCGGCGGGCCGGCGTGGCAGCGATCCGCGCCAAGAGCATGCAGCAGACGGCACGGTTGCTCGCGATGGCCGACGAGCGCGGGTACCCGGTCAAGACGCCGCGTGATCCGGCCCGTCGTGGAGGAACCGTTGCCTTCAACGTCCCCCACGCGTTCGAGGTATCGCAGTATCTTCTGTCGCGCGACGTGCTGGTGGATTTCCGTCCCAACGCGGGCATCCGCGTCGCGCCGCACTTCTACAACGCCGACGACGAACTCGACGCCGCCGTGGCGATGATGGACGAGGCGCTCACCACCGGCCGGTGGCGCGAGTTCGAGCTCCCACGTGGCACCGCCACCTGA
- a CDS encoding pseudouridine-5'-phosphate glycosidase: MIRILPDLRRAIAGGEAVVALESSVIAQGLPSPANRDAVERMTAAVRGAGAHPAITAVVRGVPALGLEPGELERFLTGNGVRKVSARDLALAVVQGADGATTVAASLALAHRAGVPVFATGGIGGVHREPPFDESADLVELAHTPMVVVCAGAKAILDLPATMERLETLGVPVVGFRTSELPGFYTVDTGLRLSARAESAAEIAAIFRAHRALGRTQALVVVQPPPAGIALPRVEVERAVQHALDRARADGVRGAAATPYLLAAVTAVTDGRSLGVNLALLERNAWLAAEVAVAMVGAG, translated from the coding sequence GTGATCCGGATCCTCCCGGACCTGCGCCGCGCGATCGCCGGCGGCGAGGCGGTGGTCGCGCTGGAGAGTTCTGTGATCGCGCAGGGGCTTCCCTCGCCCGCCAATCGCGACGCCGTTGAGCGGATGACGGCGGCGGTCCGTGGCGCGGGGGCGCACCCTGCGATCACGGCCGTGGTCCGCGGAGTGCCGGCGCTCGGGCTCGAGCCCGGCGAACTGGAGCGCTTCCTCACCGGGAACGGCGTGCGGAAGGTATCGGCCCGCGATCTGGCGCTGGCCGTCGTCCAAGGGGCCGATGGCGCCACGACGGTGGCGGCATCGCTCGCCCTCGCCCACCGGGCCGGCGTTCCGGTGTTCGCCACCGGCGGCATTGGCGGTGTGCACCGCGAACCGCCATTCGACGAATCCGCCGACCTGGTGGAACTCGCGCACACGCCAATGGTCGTCGTGTGCGCCGGCGCCAAGGCGATTCTCGACCTCCCGGCCACCATGGAGCGGCTGGAAACGCTCGGCGTGCCCGTGGTGGGTTTCCGGACGTCGGAGCTGCCCGGGTTCTACACCGTGGACACCGGGCTGCGGCTGAGCGCGCGCGCGGAATCGGCGGCGGAGATCGCCGCCATCTTCCGGGCCCACCGGGCACTGGGCCGGACTCAGGCGCTGGTGGTCGTGCAGCCGCCGCCGGCCGGCATCGCATTGCCGCGCGTCGAAGTGGAACGTGCCGTGCAGCACGCGCTGGACCGCGCGCGGGCCGACGGTGTACGGGGCGCCGCCGCCACGCCCTATTTGCTCGCGGCAGTGACGGCGGTCACCGACGGGCGGTCCCTCGGAGTGAACCTCGCGCTGCTCGAACGAAACGCTTGGTTGGCCGCGGAAGTCGCTGTAGCGATGGTCGGCGCCGGGTAG